Within bacterium, the genomic segment AAGGGGCCCACGGCGGGGTTCCTCGGAGACATGGGGAGGCTGCCGGCGGCGCTCTCGAACCTGGACCCCCGGGGGACGCAGGCGACGCCGTCAACCGGGATGCTCGGCGTCAAGTACGGGTGGTACGGCCCATACGTGAAAATCGGCTACAGCGCCGGCGCATACCTCGTCGACGGCTGGGGAACGTCCCTCGTCTACAACAGCCCGGGCGCCGGGCAGATCACCAGCTACGGGCCTAACCGCGCCTCGGGGGGCGGGGACGACATCGTCTACCCCTCTTCCCTGGTTGTCCCCTCCGGGCAGCTCCTGGTCAACCTGTACGTCTGGAGGACCGACAACACGACGAGCCAGTACATACTGAACCCCCAGCCGGCGGGTCCGTTCGCCGGGATGCAGATGGACGTGCGGATGTACTACTCCGCGAACGGCGCCGAGGCGTACAAGTCGTATGCCGGCACTCCCCCTCCGTCGGGTCCGCCCTATGCCTTTTCCCCGACGTTGCCCGCCCCCGCCGTCCCGCTCTCCACCCATGCGGGGTTCCATGCGGTGACCGCGACGTGCACGCTGCCGGGGAATCCCGCGGTCTCGGGGCGGGCGGTGGTGTACATCCCGGAG encodes:
- a CDS encoding prepilin-type N-terminal cleavage/methylation domain-containing protein is translated as MRGRRPGAGGFTLIEVIVVIAVISILAAMAVPYAVKILDQSREEATKKQMEEIHRAIMGDPKGPTAGFLGDMGRLPAALSNLDPRGTQATPSTGMLGVKYGWYGPYVKIGYSAGAYLVDGWGTSLVYNSPGAGQITSYGPNRASGGGDDIVYPSSLVVPSGQLLVNLYVWRTDNTTSQYILNPQPAGPFAGMQMDVRMYYSANGAEAYKSYAGTPPPSGPPYAFSPTLPAPAVPLSTHAGFHAVTATCTLPGNPAVSGRAVVYIPENNQQTQVNLYLR